In Thermocrinis sp., the following proteins share a genomic window:
- the pheA gene encoding prephenate dehydratase produces the protein MEELSKLRREIDLIDKEIIKLLNKRAEVAKAIGEIKKQLKLEIYSPEREREVIEKAIKINREVYGEVFPSEAIRHVFREIMSACLSLEKELKVAYLGPKATFTHQASLEHFGLSAYYIPVPTIRDVFLEVETGRADYGVVPVENTTEGVVNYTLDMFLEFDVRIVGEVVIPIKLHLLSNASSLEEIREVYSHRQALAQCRNWLEKNLSHAKLFETDSTAKACEIVLEKEGAAAIASEVAAYTYHLNILAENIQDNLNNYTRFLVLGKRDVKRTGKDKTSLIFAVKDEAGALYKALESFYKYGVNLTKIESRPSKKKAWDYVFFVDLEGHAEDENVKLAMESLKERTQMVKVLGSYPRAITEEG, from the coding sequence ATGGAAGAGCTGAGCAAACTAAGGAGAGAGATAGACCTTATAGACAAGGAAATCATAAAGCTTCTCAACAAAAGGGCTGAGGTAGCAAAGGCTATAGGGGAAATAAAGAAACAGCTAAAGCTGGAAATTTACTCTCCTGAGAGGGAGAGGGAAGTTATAGAAAAGGCTATAAAAATCAACAGGGAAGTTTATGGTGAGGTGTTCCCTTCGGAAGCCATAAGACACGTCTTTAGGGAAATAATGTCTGCCTGTCTCTCTTTAGAAAAGGAGCTAAAGGTTGCCTACCTTGGTCCAAAGGCTACCTTTACCCATCAGGCTTCCTTAGAGCACTTTGGTTTATCCGCATACTACATACCAGTTCCTACCATAAGGGATGTATTTTTGGAAGTTGAAACAGGAAGGGCAGACTACGGAGTGGTGCCTGTAGAAAACACCACAGAGGGGGTTGTAAATTATACCTTGGACATGTTCTTAGAGTTTGACGTGAGAATTGTGGGGGAGGTGGTAATACCCATAAAGCTCCATCTTCTTTCCAATGCATCAAGCTTGGAAGAAATAAGGGAAGTCTATTCCCACAGGCAAGCGTTAGCTCAGTGTAGAAACTGGTTGGAGAAAAACCTCAGTCATGCCAAGCTTTTTGAAACTGACAGCACTGCCAAGGCTTGCGAGATAGTTTTAGAAAAAGAAGGAGCAGCAGCCATTGCCAGTGAAGTGGCAGCTTACACCTACCACCTTAACATACTGGCGGAGAACATCCAGGATAACTTAAACAACTACACTCGTTTTTTGGTGCTTGGTAAAAGAGACGTTAAAAGAACAGGAAAAGATAAAACAAGTTTGATATTTGCGGTCAAAGATGAAGCAGGCGCACTATACAAAGCTTTGGAGAGCTTTTATAAATACGGAGTAAACCTAACAAAGATTGAATCAAGGCCATCGAAGAAAAAGGCTTGGGATTACGTGTTTTTTGTAGATTTAGAAGGGCACGCAGAGGATGAAAACGTAAAACTGGCTATGGAAAGTCTAAAGGAAAGGACCCAAATGGTAAAGGTTTTAGGTTCCTACCCCAGGGCTATTACCGAAGAGGGCTAA